From Schizosaccharomyces pombe strain 972h- genome assembly, chromosome: II, the proteins below share one genomic window:
- the rem1 gene encoding meiosis specific cyclin Rem1, whose translation MNSNNKRVALQEISNYVSKSLNVKGWVNAQVREISLQNGCSPSDKHFPSQSWHGISSIEESQIQKDYDSFLASPLEEEIVFTEKQLLVDLDVCSISNVQSPNCSVSEFGIAIEESNDNCAEEDEEEELQMRYSADESVSVEYAKEILSHMEKLEIRFMPDYRHMSAQPYYVTEMRASVINWIVGVHTCINLLPESLFLSINVLDRFLSLQNVPASKMKLCGATALFIACKYEEIHPPTVKDLEIVLEGEWIGEDICGMEKYMLMVLQYQLGWPGPVSFLRLLTIVNKWESQLRIMIKYFLEVSLVEQRFSSLRASQLVATCAYTGQSILQEENWSNTLPQITGYDYMSLVSYVHLLLKCLENPFDHHYAIYSKYATPYFHGISRQVHDWIATNTNLMAMDGS comes from the exons ATGAACTCTAACAACAAAAGAGTTGCGCTTCAAGAAATAAGCAATTATGTTTCCAAATCATTGAACGTAAAAGGCTGGGTGAACGCACAGGTACGAGAAATATCCCTTCAAAATGGGTGTAGCCCATCAGATAAACATTTTCCGTCACAGAGCTGGCATGGAATTAGTTCAATTGAAGAGTCGCAAATACAAAAGGACTATGATAGTTTTTTAGCGTCACCTTTAGAGGAAGAGATAGTCTTTACGGAGAAACAGCTTTTGGTAGATTTGGATGTTTGCTCGATCAGTAACGTTCAAAGTCCTAATTGCAGTGTTTCGGAATTTGGCATAGCGATTGAAGAATCAAATGACAATTGTGCAGAGGAGGATGAAGAGGAGGAATTACAGATGAGATATTCAGCAGATGAATCGGTGTCTGTGGAATACGCAAAAGAAATCCTATCGCACATGGAGAAATTGGAg attCGATTTATGCCTGATTACCGACATATGTCGGCTCAACCATATTATGTTACAGAGATGAGGGCTAGTGTGATCAATTGGATTGTGGGGGTGCATACATGTATAAACCTGCTTCCAGAATCCTTATTCCTATCGATCAATGTATTGGATAGATTTCTATCTCTACAAAATGTGCCAGCATCGAAAATGAAACTTTGCGGCGCAACGGCGCTGTTTATTGCTTGCAAGTATGAAGAGATCCATCCTCCTACAGTGAAAGATTTGGAAATAGTGTTGGAGGGAGAATGGATAGGAGAAGATATTTGCGGAATGGAAAAGTATATGCTTATGGTTCTTCAATATCAACTTGGGTGGCCGGGGCCAGTATCGTTTTTGAGGCTATTGACGATTGTCAACAAATGGGAGTCGCAGCTGCGaataatgataaaatattttcttgaaGTATCGCTAGTGGAACAAAGATTTTCAAGTCTAAGGGCGAGTCAATTGGTAGCGACATGCGCCTACACCGGCCAATCTATATTGCAAGAGGAAAACTGGAGCAATACGTTGCCTCAAATTACGGGATATGATTATATGAGTTTAGTTTCGTATGTGCATCTACTGTTGAAATGTCTAGAAAATCCGTTTGATCACCACTATGCGATCTATTCAAAGTATGCAACACCGTATTTCCATGGGATTAGTCGACAAGTGCATGACTGGATTGCGACAAATACGAACTTGATGGCGATGGATGGTAGTTGA
- the psd1 gene encoding phosphatidylserine decarboxylase Psd1: MLKFHRNVKPQFGAFARYSSLGKHNSRKRVGIIRLAYGLTGIGLVGLAGFAWAQDRHEKTYQKKGVQVEGPWQFYVLTTLPLRTLSRWWGYVNRIEIPLWMRVPAFGLYSKIFGCNLTEADPDDVRQYKNLAEFFTRKLKPGARVIDPDAPIVIPADGKILNYGVIEGGQLEQVKGITYSLDALLGDEKLARLKRSHAIPSPDHIPHIRQEEFAKLNGIHYSLQDLMGHDHGERPSHVKDASAQHIDLLSSTKVAAKSQFTLFGSRETNCLYYAVIYLAPGDYHRFHSPTDWVVERRRHFSGELFSVSPFMARRLGNLFILNERVALMGRYKYGFMSMIPVGATNVGSIRIKFDKDLCTNQFGKLGPVGTFDEAVYTSSSSILHGHPLLRGDEVGNFELGSTVVLVFEAPADFEFLVKQGQKVRVGLPLGRVVPSSH; this comes from the coding sequence ATGCTAAAATTTCATCGTAATGTGAAGCCTCAATTTGGTGCATTTGCAAGGTATAGTAGTTTGGGAAAACACAACTCTCGTAAACGGGTTGGAATCATCCGCTTAGCATATGGGTTGACAGGAATCGGCTTGGTTGGATTAGCTGGCTTCGCTTGGGCTCAAGATCGTCACGAGAAAACGTATCAGAAGAAAGGCGTTCAGGTGGAGGGACCATGGCAATTTTATGTCCTTACCACTTTACCATTACGAACTCTCTCGCGTTGGTGGGGATATGTTAATCGTATTGAGATTCCTCTATGGATGAGAGTGCCAGCGTTTGGCCTTTattctaaaatatttggTTGCAACTTGACAGAAGCTGACCCCGATGATGTCCGCCAATACAAAAATCTGGCCGAGTTTTTCACCAGAAAGTTGAAACCTGGAGCGCGCGTAATTGATCCCGATGCCCCAATTGTTATTCCTGCGGATGGGAAAATCTTGAATTATGGTGTTATTGAAGGAGGTCAGCTTGAACAAGTAAAAGGTATAACCTATTCCCTTGATGCACTATTGGGCGATGAGAAGTTAGCTCGTTTGAAGCGCAGCCATGCTATTCCCTCTCCCGATCATATCCCTCACATTCGTCAAGAGGAGTTTGCCAAGTTAAATGGTATACATTACAGTTTACAAGATTTAATGGGTCATGATCATGGTGAACGACCAAGCCATGTCAAAGATGCTAGCGCACAACATATTGATTTGTTAAGCTCAACAAAAGTGGCAGCCAAATCACAGTTTACGTTGTTCGGATCAAGAGAAACGAATTGTTTATACTACGCAGTTATTTACTTGGCACCAGGTGATTACCATCGATTTCATTCGCCGACTGATTGGGTCGTAGAACGAAGAAGGCATTTTTCCGGAGAGCTGTTTAGCGTTTCTCCTTTTATGGCTCGTCGACTCGGAAATCTTTTCATCTTGAACGAAAGAGTAGCTTTGATGGGGAGATACAAATACGGGTTTATGAGTATGATACCCGTCGGTGCTACAAATGTTGGCAGTATCCgaattaaatttgataaagatTTATGTACGAATCAGTTTGGAAAACTAGGCCCAGTAGGTACTTTTGATGAGGCTGTATACACCTCATCTTCTTCTATTTTGCATGGTCACCCATTACTTCGTGGAGATGAGGTCGGAAATTTTGAGCTTGGTAGTACAGTGGTATTGGTGTTTGAAGCACCTGCggattttgaatttttggtCAAACAAGGGCAGAAAGTTCGTGTGGGATTACCTTTGGGTCGAGTTGTCCCATCTTCCCATTAA
- a CDS encoding ubiquitin family protein, whose translation MSEYRIRVTTVDQKVGIFQVPRTKTVLELKELIAVTFEAPADRLKLIHAGRVLRNETPLEEILHDATDLVTFHLVIAVFNSTSTTLPSATSSSVPQSRTSELSSTNSIPTPRITSLNPEELSRRERAQRLLQTYNSFHGSGLGGLFPNIHRELESHGFSLPTHEQSSPVAESLDNSVSSALSPHLETLRRRNLSIHHQHIQAHEMAQESLETRNPGNISSSSAPLASDQSPTVSSNHIHASGNLALGSNSGLNPRSPNSFSSPLDNPALHTVDSTNVNGSLSPLSNSSSINQVHQNETHGSTISVPNPNLSQMGPSHSSSVPSNLSPNPAQNENPSTTSIPSINNQPFPSGLSASNSNFASSSFIPQSVPQLLPIYYQTIFYNGNYYLQQLPSASPPTMFRDHSFAPLVSPSIVSPYGVLENEETGECAFLFSPNASQPHFQPRAPTFGIPRNVRSLFTLPFFHTIRNIERHFRLFIRLALFCVLTTYNVSLSQTILLTSIMSVVFLLQTGALAPFINDNPLIQSGMRHIRNLQDEYRRRRNRTAQRVVEIPNETQTEDEQDGTNTPDNRADAEERELTRSQRIYRTVVRTIVAFALSFVPRA comes from the coding sequence ATGTCAGAGTATCGTATTCGAGTGACAACTGTGGACCAGAAGGTTGGTATTTTTCAAGTTCCTAGGACAAAAACGGTTTTAGAATTAAAGGAACTGATTGCTGTAACATTTGAAGCTCCTGCAGATCGATTAAAGTTGATTCACGCTGGTCGTGTATTGAGGAATGAAACTCCCCTCGAGGAAATTTTGCATGACGCTACTGATCTGGTCACTTTTCATCTTGTAATTGCGGTTTTTAATTCTACAAGCACAACCTTGCCATCAGCGACATCATCTTCTGTTCCTCAAAGTAGGACCAGCGAATTATCATCGACTAATTCAATTCCAACTCCTCGAATCACCAGTTTGAACCCGGAAGAATTGTCAAGACGTGAACGTGCCCAACGTTTATTACAGACATACAACAGTTTCCATGGATCTGGCTTAGGAGGACTTTTTCCAAACATACACCGGGAACTAGAAAGTCACGGATTTTCATTGCCAACCCATGAGCAATCATCACCCGTTGCTGAATCTCTGGATAATTCGGTATCGTCTGCTTTATCTCCACATTTGGAAACGCTGCGTCGCCGCAATCTCAGTATTCATCATCAACATATACAAGCTCACGAAATGGCACAAGAGTCCTTGGAGACCAGAAATCCAGGAAACATTTCTTCCTCGAGTGCTCCTTTAGCTAGTGATCAATCCCCGACTGTATCATCTAACCATATCCATGCATCCGGTAATTTGGCTTTAGGATCAAATTCGGGGTTAAATCCACGAAGCcctaattctttttcttcccCATTGGACAATCCTGCACTTCATACTGTTGACTCAACCAACGTCAATGGTTCGCTTTCACCTCtatcaaattcttcatcTATCAATCAAGTTCACCAAAATGAAACTCATGGTTCTACCATCTCAGTACCTAACCCGAACTTAAGTCAAATGGGCCCTTCACACTCTTCTTCTGTGCCCTCAAATCTGTCACCAAATCCTGCCCAAAATGAAAATCCTAGTACAACCTCTATTCCATCAATAAATAATCAACCATTCCCGTCTGGTCTTTCTGCTTCTAACTCTAATTTTGCCTCTTCCTCGTTTATCCCTCAGAGCGTTCCGCAACTATTGCCTATATATTATCAAACTATCTTTTACAACGGTAACTATTATTTACAGCAGCTCCCATCTGCATCGCCTCCCACTATGTTTCGAGATCACTCATTTGCTCCTTTAGTTTCCCCTTCTATTGTTTCTCCGTATGgtgttttagaaaatgaagaaactGGCGAATGTgcctttttgttttcaccAAATGCCTCCCAACCCCATTTTCAGCCGAGAGCCCCCACGTTTGGCATTCCACGAAATGTGAGATCCCTCTTCACCTTACCGTTCTTCCATACTATCCGTAATATTGAGAGACATTTCCGATTATTTATTCGTTTAGCCCTGTTTTGTGTATTAACGACTTATAATGTTTCTCTCTCACAAACAATTTTGCTAACATCTATAATGTCTGTTGTGTTTTTGTTACAGACCGGTGCTCTAGCTCCATTCATCAATGACAATCCACTCATCCAGTCTGGTATGCGTCATATTCGTAATCTTCAAGATGAATACCGGCGGCGTCGAAACCGAACGGCTCAAAGAGTAGTTGAAATTCCTAATGAGACACAGACTGAAGATGAACAAGATGGTACAAATACGCCGGATAATAGGGCTGACGCTGAAGAACGCGAACTAACTCGAAGTCAAAGAATATACCGGACGGTAGTAAGAACCATAGTTGCCTTCGCATTAAGCTTTGTACCTCGAGCgtaa
- a CDS encoding uncharacterized protein (ER membrane protein, conserved in fungi plants and protozoa) has protein sequence MVVIANKGALWAYYCKRLLNSVTYMMYPLIRKRTMKKLLLIVGLLLACSTVMRRIPLFHESFHLPSLDPRASTTTSQKFQEYRSDFLEKLETAEPPEDVIMFTAYGLGVHTHNLFMLACDMAKTSDSQIRFLLLTDGTILPEALYDYNRETVSTCPLSFLSYSTGVERLSKELILKDLLSLQFQQALLAISPSVIVTSEHSPLVMFQAINPYLNNNYYTHDTVDTNALEENSWITKLDMQSLQHFRTPRINVVLIVEDGTYKYLLNLMRDLGRDFKNSEEYPHLFIHLFMSENIPNLSSIRANWPQHRLFINLHFNQKDLNLIEVWTPPNDYTYALVVDLQPDSPPQLSSNLITWLKYKILLIYYHKSSSTYKNNIAAIVPSFDFSNEEAVILSQTINSNIVLFAPVVFQKFQEYMAVRLLNPNFELPESNGIEFAHEDSVLGHSKPSLTEFHAILGLYSLVISYNHFEGSLSNELRLDNLIAYFLKNPSVINFEEISEKNLYFTYDSKRLSFQGAKNESKKLYNSVTSCPYYGSLSSFPIRSIFCEPLM, from the exons ATGGTTGTTATTGCTAACAAGGGTGCGCTTTGGGCTTACTATTGCAAAAGATTGTTAAATTCAGTTACATATATGATGTATCCATTAATTAGGAAACGCACCatgaaaaagcttttattAATCGTTGGTTTACTTCTTGCCTGTAGCACCGTAATGAGACGCATTCCCCTTTTCCATGAAAGTTTCCATTTGCCCTCACTAGATCCTCGTGCTTCAACCACTACGTCCCAGAAATTTCAAGAATACAGGAGcgattttttagaaaaactAGAGACTGCCGAACCTCCAGAAGATGTTATCATGTTTACCGCTTATGGATTAGGTGTTCATACTCATAACCTTTTTATGCTTGCTTGTGATATGGCTAAAACATCCGACTCCCAAATTCGTTTCCTTTTGTTAACAGACGGAACAATTCTACCAGAAGCTCTGTACGATTATAATCGTGAAACTGTTTCGACATGTCCTTTGAGTTTTCTTTCCTATAGTACAGGTGTAGAACGTCTGTCGaaagaattaattttaaaggACCTGCTTTCTTTGCAGTTTCAGCAAGCCCTTTTGGCTATATCTCCCAGCGTTATCGTAACCTCCGAGCACTCTCCACTAGTGATGTTTCAGGCGATAAATCCTTACCTAaacaataattattatactCATGATACAGTCGATACGAATGCTCTTGAAGAGAATAGCTGGATAACAAAGTTGGATATGCAATCATTGCAGCATTTCCGTACCCCCAGAATAAATGTTGTACTGATTGTGGAAGATGGTACTTACAAGTATCTTCTAAATTTAATGCGAGATTTGGGTAGGGACTTCAAGAATTCGGAAGAGTATCCACATTTGTTCATTCACCTCTTTATGTCCGAAAATATTCCTAATCTTTCTTCAATTCGTGCTAATTGGCCTCAACATCGGCTTTTTATTAACCTGCattttaatcaaaaagatttaaatttgattgaAGTTTGGACACCACCGAATGATTATACGTACGCTCTTGTTGTCGATTTACAACCGGACTCCCCACCACAACTTTCTTCGAATCTAATTACATGGCTTAAGTATAAAAttctattaatttattatcatAAATCGTCGTCCACTTACAAGAATAATATTGCTGCTATTGttccttcttttgatttctcTAATGAAGAGGCGGTGATACTTTCTCAAACGATTAATTCAAACATTGTTCTTTTTGCTCCCGTTGTATTCCAAAAGTTTCAAGAGTATATGGCTGTTCGATTATTGAATCCTAACTTTGAGCTTCCCGAATCAAATGGTATAGAGTTTGCTCATGAAGACTCTGTTTTAGGACATTCAAAACCAAGTTTAACAGAGTTTCATGCCATTTTAGGTCTTTATTCGTTAGTAATTTCTTATAACCATTTTGAAGGAAGCTTGAGCAACGAAT TACGTTTAGACAATTTAATTGCTtactttttgaagaatcCATCTGTTATTAATTTCGAGGAGATTTCcgaaaaaaatctttattttacttaCGACAGCAAAAGACTAAGTTTCCAAGGTGCAAAAAAcgaatccaaaaaattgtataatTCCGTCACTTCGTGCCCTTATTATGGCAGTTTAAGCTCTTTTCCTATTCGTTCTATATTTTGTGAACCCCTAATGTAA
- the lsd90 gene encoding protein Lsd90: protein MVGTINESMQNMKIGAKETAQSAKQGIKNAGQSSSKTARDVMGNPVPGSYTAGNTANDGDSSYASSKNLPGNADIGATSSERTAYAAPQRAAVDTSNVSPPSTQTGGYASKDTTSTYEGAQPLSSQSSRSSNYTNVKITATQNNVDALTGAPIRIVTTTNARIQPDEKTLQDLLEQRQVALREAREAEEELQRARQYNDRSTSEALELEARAKKAAQDAELASERAREAQSSIERSASLREKQAREEAERAATALREAELKHRLAQANADVDVANSKLDIALKNEAAWKAERESSLAHQKAVIDSARAELERARHEAAVADATYKKEHYEYNALVAELEERNDNTLRTASIREAEARNLEVHMEDTLKDARMRSRNATEQVEVVKREINSEIDVYRSSVEKTKAELASYQKGLPSQKEACDRELDDATRALQAAFQDRFNAAKLRVNQFDVDSRQQLAMLTKKVRDAEDAEEKYRISCHQREEEITRCATQAYDAVKAAEKRNETIAEAARAKENEAKDLYSKAESITQDLNAKRSHPPQPANLDYSSAIQRAQERLTLEESKLTDLRTAEPSQYVNDVEVARRALRDAQAEQSKVESEYNSVKGSKLYTTEPVHPHAVTTNEPTDVSTKSKSAAYHYPATTETVSSKAARSATTPAYVGGATKTPSTTKAVESTPSTLPTSASTNAAATTTTKKPKAAKSTAVRDDVSSASSDSDKGTTGLGKSESKSSRKERRSSTSSGHGLMNNVRHALGMSNK, encoded by the exons atgGTTGGAACTATTAACGAATCAATGCAAAACATGAAAATCGGCGCTAAGGAAACCGCCCAATCTGCTAAACAGGGCATAAAGAATGCCGGTCAATCTAGCAGCAAAACCGCTAGAGATGTTATGGGCAATCCCGTTCCCGGTAGCTACACCGCCGGCAACACCGCTAATGACGGCGACAGTAGCTATGCCTCTAGCAAAAACCTTC CTGGCAATGCCGACATTGGCGCTACCTCTTCAGAGCGTACTGCCTACGCCGCTCCTCAACGTGCCGCCGTCGACACTTCCAACGTCTCTCCTCCCAGCACTCAAACCGGTGGCTACGCCTCTAAAGACACTACTTCCACTTACGAGGGCGCTCAACCCCTTTCCTCCCAATCTAGCCGTTCCTCCAACTATACCAACGTCAAGATCACCGCTACCCAAAACAACGTGGATGCCTTGACCGGTGCTCCCATCCGTATCGTCACCACCACCAATGCCCGCATCCAACCCGACGAAAAGACCCTCCAAGACTTGCTCGAACAAAGACAGGTCGCTCTTCGTGAGGCCCGTGAAGCTGAGGAGGAGCTTCAACGTGCCCGCCAATACAACGACCGCTCCACCTCGGAGGCCCTCGAGCTTGAGGCCCGTGCCAAGAAGGCTGCTCAAGACGCCGAACTCGCTTCTGAGCGTGCTCGCGAAGCCCAGTCCTCCATTGAGCGTAGCGCCTCTCTTCGCGAAAAGCAAGCTCGTGAGGAGGCCGAACGTGCGGCTACCGCCTTGCGCGAGGCCGAGTTGAAGCACCGTTTGGCTCAAGCCAATGCCGATGTCGATGTTGCCAACTCCAAGCTCGACATTGCTTTGAAGAACGAGGCGGCTTGGAAGGCTGAGAGAGAGAGCTCTCTTGCCCATCAAAAGGCCGTCATCGACAGTGCCCGTGCGGAATTGGAGCGTGCCAGACATGAAGCCGCTGTTGCCGATGCCACCTACAAGAAGGAGCACTACGAGTATAATGCCCTTGTCGCCGAGTTGGAGGAGCGCAACGACAACACCTTGCGTACCGCATCGATTCGCGAGGCCGAGGCTAGAAACCTTGAGGTGCACATGGAAGACACCTTGAAGGATGCTAGGATGAGAAGCCGCAATGCCACTGAGCAGGTCGAAGTGGTGAAGCGCGAGATTAACTCGGAAATCGACGTTTACAGAAGCAGCGTCGAAAAGACCAAGGCCGAGCTTGCTAGCTATCAAAAGGGTCTTCCCTCTCAAAAGGAGGCTTGCGATCGCGAATTGGACGATGCCACTCGCGCACTCCAGGCCGCTT TTCAAGATCGCTTCAACGCCGCCAAGTTGAGAGTGAACCAGTTTGACGTTGATTCTCGTCAACAGCTCGCCATGCTCACCAAGAAGGTCCGTGACGCTGAGGATGCCGAAGAGAAGTATCGCATCAGCTGTCATCAACGTGAAGAGGAAATCACTCGTTGTGCCACTCAAGCCTATGATGCCGTCAAGGCCGCTGAGAAGCGCAATGAAACCATTGCCGAGGCTGCTAGAGCTAAGGAAAATGAGGCCAAGGACTTGTATAGCAAGGCCGAAAGCATCACTCAAGACCTTAACGCTAAACGCTCTCATCCTCCTCAACCCGCCAACCTCGACTATAGCTCTGCCATTCAACGGGCACAGGAGCGTTTGACTCTCGAGGAAAGCAAATTGACTGACTTGCGCACTGCCGAGCCATCCCAGTATGTCAACGACGTAGAGGTTGCACGCAGAGCCCTACGCGATGCTCAAGCTGAACAAAGCAAGGTGGAGAGCGAGTACAACAGTGTTAAGGGTAGCAAATTGTATACCACCGAACCCGTTCATCCACACGCCGTTACCACTAATGAACCTACTGATGTTAGTACTAAGAGCAAGTCCGCCGCCTATCACTATCCTGCCACCACTGAGACTGTTTCAAGCAAAGCAGCCCGCTCTGCCACCACTCCTGCTTATGTTGGCGGTGCCACTAAAACTCCTAGTACGACAAAGGCTGTTGAATCTACTCCCAGCACCTTGCCTACTTCAGCTTCCACAAATGCTGCTGCTACTACTACCACTAAAAAGCCCAAGGCTGCCAAATCTACTGCTGTACGTGATGATGTTTCTTCTGCTTCTTCGGATAGCGACAAGGGTACCACCGGTTTGGGCAAATCTGAAAGCAAAAGTTCCCGCAAGGAACGTAGAAGCAGCACCAGCAGCGGTCATGGCTTGATGAACAATGTTCGTCATGCCTTGGGTATGTCCAACAAGTAA